The Cyprinus carpio isolate SPL01 chromosome A5, ASM1834038v1, whole genome shotgun sequence genome has a segment encoding these proteins:
- the LOC109083545 gene encoding ankyrin repeat domain-containing protein 34B-like isoform X1 — translation MQCALLLLPDRVKEEIHSYDPLSQRDISLSTSHHTIMEDSTEVRTDGNSLLKAVYLCRLRLTRLLLEGGAYINESNERGETPLMVACKSHHADAQSVPKPKIIRYLLENGADPNIQDKSGKTALMHACIERAGDEVLSLLLSRGADPSLEDHTGSSALVYAVNAGDKDALSVLLDACKAKGKEVIIITTDKLPSGRQMTKQYLNVPPPPNLEDRLHCAPASCMCPSEIQLCTPLITPPTNNQSETYGSTPTLPTCNPGSQTQDTNPVQAGSVAKLLHLQRLHSEPWLKIPPSLLLQQCKSSSLTEELLDITPEEELSFGYNGCRPPLKATVARHQSIDVKDSTSLLRAFETSSVAERELTKEQKWLSRKMSYDGELLPHSSSHQNLKQASISDAAPVDRDPGYLPNLAVSSLRNVFRRRNIGMDHYSSDSQLPQFVSQPSEDLGKTGGGGTGGTEKRKLVTSRSSTLSGSRESLECLVQRRSPAMLERRGSGALLLDHISQTRPGYLPPLNPHAPIPDIKGNTSVGLNSGSKPVAGTTPIVSGSRHFVPCAPSHPRDHKNKSLLRRHSMQTEQIKQLVNFEEILGQ, via the exons ATGCAGTGTGCTCTCCTTCTCTTGCCTGACAGAGTCAAAGAAGAAATCCACTCCTATGATCCACTGAGCCAACGTGACATTAGCCTCTCAACGTCTCACCACACAATCATGGAGGACTCAACAGAGGTGCGAACAGACGGAAACTCTTTGCTTAAAGCAGTATATCTGTGTCGCCTGAGGTTGACGCGTCTGTTGCTAGAAGGAGGGGCTTACATTAATGAGAGCAATGAGAGAGGAGAAACTCCACTGATGGTGGCCTGCAAAAGCCACCATGCCGATGCTCAGAGTGTGCCAAAACCCAAGATCATCAG GTATCTTCTTGAAAATGGTGCGGATCCCAACATTCAGGACAAGTCTGGTAAGACTGCCTTAATGCATGCCTGCATAGAACGGGCAGGCGATGAGGTGTTGTCGCTTCTGCTATCCAGAGGAGCTGACCCTAGTTTAGAGGACCATACTGGTTCCTCCGCTCTGGTCTATGCAGTTAACGCTGGAGACAAGGATGCACTAAGTGTACTACTGGATGCCTGCAAGGCCAAGGGCAAAGAAGTCATCATCATAACAACAGACAAACTTCCCTCTGGAAGACAAATGACCAAGCAGTATCTGAACGTACCACCTCCTCCAAATCTTGAGGACCGGTTGCACTGTGCCCCTGCGTCATGTATGTGCCCTTCTGAAATTCAACTCTGTACCCCTCTTATCACACCACCCACCAATAACCAATCGGAGACCTATGGATCCACTCCAACACTGCCCACATGCAATCCAGGATCACAGACTCAAGATACAAACCCTGTGCAAGCAGGTAGTGTAGCGAAGCTGTTGCATCTTCAAAGGCTTCACTCAGAACCCTGGCTCAAGATCCCTCCATCTCTGCTTCTACAGCAATGTAAGTCCTCATCCTTGACCGAGGAGCTTCTAGATATCACCCCTGAAGAGGAGCTCTCCTTTGGGTACAATGGTTGCAGACCTCCACTGAAAGCGACAGTAGCTCGGCACCAAAGCATTGATGTCAAAGACTCTACTAGTCTGCTTAGAGCCTTTGAGACATCATCTGTTGCTGAAAGAGAACTAACAAAAGAACAGAAATGGCTCAGTAGAAAAATGTCCTATGATGGTGAGTTGCTACCACACTCTTCCTCACATCAGAACCTCAAACAGGCATCCATCTCAGATGCTGCCCCTGTGGACCGGGACCCAGGCTATCTTCCCAACCTGGCTGTTTCAAGCCTGCGCAACGTGTTTCGCCGGCGCAACATTGGAATGGACCATTATAGTTCTGACTCTCAGTTGCCTCAATTTGTGAGCCAACCTTCTGAAGACCTCGGGAAGACTGGAGGAGGAGGAACTGGAGGGACGGAGAAACGCAAGCTCGTTACTAGCCGCTCCTCCACTCTTTCAGGATCCAGAGAGTCTCTGGAGTGTCTCGTCCAGAGGAGGAGCCCAGCAATGCTGGAACGGAGGGGATCCGGAGCCCTACTCCTAGACCATATCTCACAGACCCGGCCTGGTTATCTACCACCTCTCAATCCACATGCGCCCATTCCAGATATCAAAGGCAATACCAGTGTTGGCCTCAACAGTGGAAGCAAGCCTGTGGCAGGAACTACACCCATTGTTTCTGGATCGAGGCATTTTGTGCCATGTGCCCCAAGCCATCCCAGAGATCACAAGAATAAGAGTCTGCTAAGACGACACTCCATGCAAACTGAGCAGATCAAGCAGCTGGTCAATTTTGAGGAGATTTTGGGTCAGTAA
- the LOC109083545 gene encoding ankyrin repeat domain-containing protein 34B-like isoform X2, whose amino-acid sequence MEDSTEVRTDGNSLLKAVYLCRLRLTRLLLEGGAYINESNERGETPLMVACKSHHADAQSVPKPKIIRYLLENGADPNIQDKSGKTALMHACIERAGDEVLSLLLSRGADPSLEDHTGSSALVYAVNAGDKDALSVLLDACKAKGKEVIIITTDKLPSGRQMTKQYLNVPPPPNLEDRLHCAPASCMCPSEIQLCTPLITPPTNNQSETYGSTPTLPTCNPGSQTQDTNPVQAGSVAKLLHLQRLHSEPWLKIPPSLLLQQCKSSSLTEELLDITPEEELSFGYNGCRPPLKATVARHQSIDVKDSTSLLRAFETSSVAERELTKEQKWLSRKMSYDGELLPHSSSHQNLKQASISDAAPVDRDPGYLPNLAVSSLRNVFRRRNIGMDHYSSDSQLPQFVSQPSEDLGKTGGGGTGGTEKRKLVTSRSSTLSGSRESLECLVQRRSPAMLERRGSGALLLDHISQTRPGYLPPLNPHAPIPDIKGNTSVGLNSGSKPVAGTTPIVSGSRHFVPCAPSHPRDHKNKSLLRRHSMQTEQIKQLVNFEEILGQ is encoded by the exons ATGGAGGACTCAACAGAGGTGCGAACAGACGGAAACTCTTTGCTTAAAGCAGTATATCTGTGTCGCCTGAGGTTGACGCGTCTGTTGCTAGAAGGAGGGGCTTACATTAATGAGAGCAATGAGAGAGGAGAAACTCCACTGATGGTGGCCTGCAAAAGCCACCATGCCGATGCTCAGAGTGTGCCAAAACCCAAGATCATCAG GTATCTTCTTGAAAATGGTGCGGATCCCAACATTCAGGACAAGTCTGGTAAGACTGCCTTAATGCATGCCTGCATAGAACGGGCAGGCGATGAGGTGTTGTCGCTTCTGCTATCCAGAGGAGCTGACCCTAGTTTAGAGGACCATACTGGTTCCTCCGCTCTGGTCTATGCAGTTAACGCTGGAGACAAGGATGCACTAAGTGTACTACTGGATGCCTGCAAGGCCAAGGGCAAAGAAGTCATCATCATAACAACAGACAAACTTCCCTCTGGAAGACAAATGACCAAGCAGTATCTGAACGTACCACCTCCTCCAAATCTTGAGGACCGGTTGCACTGTGCCCCTGCGTCATGTATGTGCCCTTCTGAAATTCAACTCTGTACCCCTCTTATCACACCACCCACCAATAACCAATCGGAGACCTATGGATCCACTCCAACACTGCCCACATGCAATCCAGGATCACAGACTCAAGATACAAACCCTGTGCAAGCAGGTAGTGTAGCGAAGCTGTTGCATCTTCAAAGGCTTCACTCAGAACCCTGGCTCAAGATCCCTCCATCTCTGCTTCTACAGCAATGTAAGTCCTCATCCTTGACCGAGGAGCTTCTAGATATCACCCCTGAAGAGGAGCTCTCCTTTGGGTACAATGGTTGCAGACCTCCACTGAAAGCGACAGTAGCTCGGCACCAAAGCATTGATGTCAAAGACTCTACTAGTCTGCTTAGAGCCTTTGAGACATCATCTGTTGCTGAAAGAGAACTAACAAAAGAACAGAAATGGCTCAGTAGAAAAATGTCCTATGATGGTGAGTTGCTACCACACTCTTCCTCACATCAGAACCTCAAACAGGCATCCATCTCAGATGCTGCCCCTGTGGACCGGGACCCAGGCTATCTTCCCAACCTGGCTGTTTCAAGCCTGCGCAACGTGTTTCGCCGGCGCAACATTGGAATGGACCATTATAGTTCTGACTCTCAGTTGCCTCAATTTGTGAGCCAACCTTCTGAAGACCTCGGGAAGACTGGAGGAGGAGGAACTGGAGGGACGGAGAAACGCAAGCTCGTTACTAGCCGCTCCTCCACTCTTTCAGGATCCAGAGAGTCTCTGGAGTGTCTCGTCCAGAGGAGGAGCCCAGCAATGCTGGAACGGAGGGGATCCGGAGCCCTACTCCTAGACCATATCTCACAGACCCGGCCTGGTTATCTACCACCTCTCAATCCACATGCGCCCATTCCAGATATCAAAGGCAATACCAGTGTTGGCCTCAACAGTGGAAGCAAGCCTGTGGCAGGAACTACACCCATTGTTTCTGGATCGAGGCATTTTGTGCCATGTGCCCCAAGCCATCCCAGAGATCACAAGAATAAGAGTCTGCTAAGACGACACTCCATGCAAACTGAGCAGATCAAGCAGCTGGTCAATTTTGAGGAGATTTTGGGTCAGTAA